In the Endozoicomonas sp. SCSIO W0465 genome, ATTCTATACTGGCCGCATGCAGGAACAATCGCTTCAGGCCAAACTGCTTCTGCAACTGGTTATCCGCATCCATACCGTATTTTTGATCGCCAGCAATGGGATGTCCTGCGTGCAGACAATGAACACGAATCTGATGGGTTCGACCGGTGATTGGGTAAGCCTCAACCAGGGTCATATTCGGGAAACGGTCCAGCACCCGAAACGCCGTTCGGGATTTTTTGCCATCCACATGCACCCGAACCATACGCTCTCCGGACTGAAGCACATTCTTCAGTAGCGGAGCATTCACCAACTGCTTTCTGGCTGGCCATTTTCCGACCACCAGCGCATGGTACAGCTTTTCAACTTTTTCTCTCTGCTGCAACTGGTTATGCAGATGACGCAGCATGCTTCGGCGTTTAGCAATCACCAGACAACCTGAGGTGTCGCGATCGAGACGATGCACCAGTTCAAGCGTGCGATTTTCCGGCCTCAACTGGCGGAGTCCCTCAATCACCCCATAAGACAAGCCACTTCCGCCATGCACAGCAATTCCTGATGGTTTATTAATAATAATCAACAGGTCATCTTCATAGAGCACCGACCTTTCCAACTGAGCAATCA is a window encoding:
- the rluC gene encoding 23S rRNA pseudouridine(955/2504/2580) synthase RluC, which encodes MKQAKVNFIAIDEEAVGQRIDNFLLRVLKGVPKTRVYRIVRKGEVRVNKKRVTADYRLELNDVVRIPPVRVAEREAPVRPTDSVIAQLERSVLYEDDLLIIINKPSGIAVHGGSGLSYGVIEGLRQLRPENRTLELVHRLDRDTSGCLVIAKRRSMLRHLHNQLQQREKVEKLYHALVVGKWPARKQLVNAPLLKNVLQSGERMVRVHVDGKKSRTAFRVLDRFPNMTLVEAYPITGRTHQIRVHCLHAGHPIAGDQKYGMDADNQLQKQFGLKRLFLHAASIEFELPDGKRLKVEAPLPEDLAEVLAALKDQL